The Bdellovibrionales bacterium CG10_big_fil_rev_8_21_14_0_10_45_34 genome includes the window AAGTACTGCAGGCTGACCTCTCTGTAACGCGGCGTTTGAGGTCACTTCATCAAAGGGAAGCACTCCAAGAATTGATCGTCCCAGGTTTTGCTGTATGGATTGTGGGCTTGGCTGACCCCGTTGATACTGATTGAGGGCCACCATAAAGATTTCAGAAGGTAAACCTGTAGAAAGCATCTCAGAGAGAAAGCGCTGAACCTGATTGATTGATATAATATCAGAGCCCGAAACGATGATAGCCAAAGTCACTTCTTTAAGTATCGCCGCCTGAAGATCTCCCATATGGCTACCAAGGTCACAAACGATGATCTGAAACGCTGAGCGAAGGTTATTGATAGCTTTAATGCCCAGGTCGGATGAAAGATCTAAGCTTTCGTGCGGTCCTCGAACTGCGCCGACATAGCAAATACCAGAGGGATGGCGTGCAACCAGTGAGGGCAGTGTTTGGGCGTTCACGCTACCTTGAAACTCACTGAGTTCTTTGAGGGTTTTTACAGGCTTGAGCCCGGTAATGATATTCTGATCGCCGGCGCTTCTAGCATCGACATCGAGAAGTAAAACTGATTTTTGGGTGTCAGCACGCAAGGCAATCGCAAAGTTAGCGGCAAACACACTCTTACCTGCGCCGCCTTTGGCACCGAGTACGCCAATGAGTAGAGAGCTTGGGTTCATCCGTTAAACCATCCTTCACTCTACTTATCGGTCACTTGCCCTAAAACGAGACACGACAAACGTCCAAAGGGTGCCAGGTCCTATTCGTGGTCACAGCACGTCATTTTGTCCGATGATAGGTCACTCTTCCTCCCGAGAAGTCCGCACAATGTACTATAACGGTAGTCTTCGACCTTGCTGACGATTCCTGCGACGACAGGGTTTTGGTAATTGTATTTATAGGCGTTCAAATAGTTACTCCGACTTTGCAAAATTGTTTTGTAATGTCGACGTGCGAACGTTTCGTTGATGCGATTGCCCGCTTTAGCCAACCGGACACTGACGTTTTTTATAAAGTAATGCATACATTGGCTGATATTCGATTCGGGTGTCGAAGCGATAAGATGAAAGTGATTGCTCATGAGAACAAACATGTAAATCTGGAGGTCAAAATTAAACCTGAGTAGAGAATGGGGTGTGTTCGAGAATAACTCGATGCGTCCGCAAATAGGACCTGGCACCTAATACCTTAACCGAAATTTCTTTTTGATTTCATCCGAGCCAGAGCTTGCTGAGCTCTTTATAATGGGAGTCACAAACACCACAAACTGGCTTTGATCTTTTCGAAAACTTTTTGAAGTGTAAAGCGATATAATGGGGTTGGCGCTCACGTTTTGTGGAAGCTTGTTGTAGTCGGTTCCACTGCTATTTTGTACAAGGCCGCCAATTGCTGCACTCATACCGCTTCTTACCGTTACTGAGGTCTGAATATTGTTCCTTGATAGCAAAGGCCCTTGATCGGTGATTCCCATTAGGCCAGAAAGCTCAAATGAGATCTGTAGAGAAACACTGTCGGAATTTTCACTCACGAGATTCGGGGTTATATCAGACTTGATGCCCACTTCTTGAAAACTGGTGCTGGGGCTGCCAATTTGATTGATTGTCTGAAACGGTACCGCTGTCACCGAATTGATAAGTCCCTTGGTTCCGTTTTCAACTATGATAGACGTACTTTGAAGCACACGCGCATGGCCGTGCTGTTTTGCCCAGTTGAGTTTTGGTAGCAGATTAGAAATGGTTCCGGTAATGGTAGAAAGAATATTGTCGTTCTTATTTGAAAACTGCACTTCAGAGTTGTCTGTCACGTCAGGAGTCCATTGAAATCGAAAACCTCGCGTGTAGTCTTTCTTGAGCTCTACATAATGGACAACCAACTGAATGATTTTTTTAGGGCCAGCAGCTGGGGCTGAGCGCACGGAGATCAAGTTGACGACGGGAGCTCTTGCGATATTTCGAACGCCAGGAGCCGACGTCGTGACCGGATCAGGGACATAAGTTTTTGCGATAATTTCAGCTCGCTTCTTCTCGTCTTCGCTATTAGAGACGCCCTCTAAGATGAATGTGTCATTGACGCTTCTGACGTGAATTTCAGGGTTATTAATATCTCGCTCTATAAACTCAGCAATTTTCTTTCTGGCATGCGGAGACATCCGCACAATGTTAGATGCCATATCAGCGTATTGGCTCACAACAGAATGAATGCGGTTGAGATCTCGCGGAAGCAACACCTCGCCATCAACAATTACTTTGTTATTGATGATCTTAACCGTGATCCCCTCGATTTCTCTGAGCAAAGTAGAGACTTCGCGAGCGACACGGTTGAGATTACTTTTTCTCACGGTGATCACGTATTCTTTAATTTTTTCACCGCGCAAGTTCTTGATTGTCAGGGTTCCGGATCCGATGTTCTTAGGGACAAATTTGAGTTGATGGTTGTCAGAGGAGTACGAAACGTTTGTGACCTTTTTAAATTCTCCTTCAAACTTCGGCTTAGTAGGTAAGTCAGGAACATTGATGACCTCTTCAAAGCCCTGAGTCAGGTAAACAACTTCTGGCTCAGTGCCCGATTCACCGTCAGAGGCATAGGCCCCGGGAGTAAGAAGGCCCAAAAGCAAGAGAGAAAAAAAGAACGCTAGGCATACGCGTAAGATTTTTGCCAACATTATCTCACCTCCACGAATGATCCATCACGCTTGGGAGCGCGACGAGTTGGTTGCCTTTGCGGTACTCGTGGTGTCGTAACAGGAGGCGGAATATCTACAGAAGCTGGTCTTCGACTGAACTCTGGGGAATCAGCAATATTTAGAAGAGATTGGGTACTAGATCTATCAATCGTATTGCGAGAGCGATCTTGAGGATTTCGTAAGGTGAGGTAAATGCTTCCCGGACTCTTTGCCAGAATAAAGATGATATCCTGGGACTCTTGAGGTGTGGCTTCGATTGTAACGGTCGAAAATGTCAAATCGCCAATAAGGTTTTTGATTTGAAGTGCATTGGAGTTTTTAGAAACTTCCAGAACACCCGGAATATTGTTTGTGACATTGGAGCCAACAGCAAGTACAGGGACATCTTGTAAAAGTGTTTTCACTTCAACACGCGAAGTGGGACCGGAACCTACTTCGAGCGCGGTGATAATGTCGATGCGATCTCCGGGGCGAATCAGCTTTGAAACTCCACGAACGTCGTCGACAGGTATTGTGACAGCTCTTTTATTCGGTG containing:
- a CDS encoding pilus assembly protein, giving the protein MLAKILRVCLAFFFSLLLLGLLTPGAYASDGESGTEPEVVYLTQGFEEVINVPDLPTKPKFEGEFKKVTNVSYSSDNHQLKFVPKNIGSGTLTIKNLRGEKIKEYVITVRKSNLNRVAREVSTLLREIEGITVKIINNKVIVDGEVLLPRDLNRIHSVVSQYADMASNIVRMSPHARKKIAEFIERDINNPEIHVRSVNDTFILEGVSNSEDEKKRAEIIAKTYVPDPVTTSAPGVRNIARAPVVNLISVRSAPAAGPKKIIQLVVHYVELKKDYTRGFRFQWTPDVTDNSEVQFSNKNDNILSTITGTISNLLPKLNWAKQHGHARVLQSTSIIVENGTKGLINSVTAVPFQTINQIGSPSTSFQEVGIKSDITPNLVSENSDSVSLQISFELSGLMGITDQGPLLSRNNIQTSVTVRSGMSAAIGGLVQNSSGTDYNKLPQNVSANPIISLYTSKSFRKDQSQFVVFVTPIIKSSASSGSDEIKKKFRLRY
- the cpaB gene encoding Flp pilus assembly protein CpaB, which produces MNLQQSKTLWISLGLAVFSMFLLYSYTQEKKAEYDKQFGATKRVVVAAKDIVELSMIDDTMLQTIEMPKDYIQPGAIDAPDLAVGKIAGSPMKKGEQLLANKLLKPGPNSGLAYQVSPNKRAVTIPVDDVRGVSKLIRPGDRIDIITALEVGSGPTSRVEVKTLLQDVPVLAVGSNVTNNIPGVLEVSKNSNALQIKNLIGDLTFSTVTIEATPQESQDIIFILAKSPGSIYLTLRNPQDRSRNTIDRSSTQSLLNIADSPEFSRRPASVDIPPPVTTPRVPQRQPTRRAPKRDGSFVEVR